From Juglans regia cultivar Chandler chromosome 9, Walnut 2.0, whole genome shotgun sequence:
ataatattaaataataatatttatcatctcaacttaattcaatttagtttaattaaaaataataataaagtaaaaaaaaataaaagttttaaaaataaaataaataaaaaaagtcataatCAATTGCCCATTCGTACGGCAGAGTGGGCCATTTTCCTTCCTATGTATGGTATATGACACAccactcttttattatttaattttttattaaatatataatatataaatgatgatgagaagaatttaattattttaaaaataataataaataaaaataaaaataaaaatataaaaaaaaattataatatatgatgtgTGAGGCATAGGTGCCGGTTTCCACGCGGGTGGGCCTCTCTCTCAATAATTGTGTAGGCGTAAGCGTAACACGGTAGTACCAAACTGGAAAGGAAATTCATCTTGGATTGTTTGGTTTATAAAGAAGTTTAACCCCGTTTGGATATaaagtgttttatttcattttattttattttattttattttatataaaatataataaaaaatttaattttttaaatatcaatttaattttttaaaattttttaaaaaataatattataataatatttttttaatttttatcttttatttaaaatcatattatctcatttctaaatctaaactagcattaaataaaagaatttataaatataaaatactatctattcttatgattttaattccataaaaatacatactaaaatgtcaattattaaaatgataaaaattctaaaatttaaaatttaaaatgaaaatacagataaaatagaaagtacatataatattatgtaacaCAACTCTTTGTAAACttaacataatttgatatattatattttaaaattagtttgttATACAACTTTTATgtaagttttttaataaatttaagacgTCTCAATAATAATaggtatataattatttttacaagagGAGTGATACGGCCATAAATGGattacataaatataatctcataaattgatataactttatgtgattcgttagatttattttataataaaaataattttataatatgataaattacgttaaattatattaatttgtgaaattaaTTTGATCATTTATGTAATCATAGAGTAATTCTCCTTTCTGAAACATAACCGGAATACAGAAAGCTTACATCCGCACCAAACAAGGACCACACATGAACACAAGAGTTTACCCACACCACAACCACCACCCTCTCTTATCTCTATCTCTTCCCATCTGTCTCTATATAAATACAATCCTTCCTTTCTAAGCCTTTCATCCCCAAATCACACACAGACACAAACGCTGCTTTTCCTCTCGAGCTTCTCCCTTCCCTTCTACTGTTCCTAACATATTCACAACAAATCAGTGAAGAAAGCCCTTCTTGTGGTACCGTTTGAGAAGATTACAGACGGAAAAAGAAAGTGTGATTTAGACTGTAAGTGGGGGGGGTAAAACCCAGGGTCGACGCGTTGTAGAAATCACGGCAATACCCGGAGTTTCTCGGCCTCTACTTCATGTCCGGGCTGTACGACGCAAGGGTTGTGTAATTGAGAGCAACCCTTCGCCGCACGGCGGGCGTGGTGCTTTGCCTTCCGAAGGCGGCAGTCCTTCTGACCTCCTCTTCCTCGCTGGTGGtggtttttcttcctcttcgtcCTACGTATTAGTGATATATTAGTTTTAGGTCTACTTTACATTTCCAAGCTAGCCTACGATTTTCAGGTATTAAGAGCGATTGGATCTCGGTTAAGCAGAAGTTTATTGTTGTTAGTGTTGGGTGTCTTTGgttattgattaatttttctgagagagtgagatagagagagaaaaaagaaagaaagagagaaaaaaaagggggagAGTTAGCAAGATGTTGAGGATCAAGAGGGTACCGACCATTGTTTCGAATTACCAGAAGGAGGAGGGGGAAGAGGTTGCTCGCCTCGGAGGGGGCTGCGGCCGCAATTGCCTCAACAAGTGTTGCATTCAAGGTATTGGTTAAAATGGTTTGCAGGTGGAATTTTGGTCGTGTTTTTCCATTGCTTGTTACCTAAGCTGATCGTAATTTGTGAAATAATGCTTGTGCATATGAGTTGGGGTTTGTTTTGTGCGATTTATATTAGGTATGGGGATTTGATTTTAACTgggttctttttatttttgttatttttattaattgtgaTTTGAACAGGTGCAAAGCTCCctttatatgcttttaagaGGCAGAACAAGATTGTTGGTGACAGGTGTTTAGCCGGACCTGAGAGCAGAGAGCCTCCCGTGGACTTTCTGGAATCGCTGCTCCTTGGGGAGGTTAGTTTATTTAAAGCAGCTGAGAAACAATGACTAAACCATTTTTTCCCAATTTATTAGCGTCGCGTTAAGCAGGCCTGAATGAAAATCCTAGTGCGAGTTAAAGTTTGTTTCCAATTTCATTGTAGTGGGAAGATCGCATGCAGAGAGGGCTCTTTCGCTATGATGTCACTGCCTGTGAGACCAAGGTGCACATCTCGGTTTCTTTTTTTGGCCCATTTCTTGTTGGTATGCTATTAAGATCGAGCAGAGCTGCTTATTTATTTAGTAGGGACATGCGATTTATCCAATTTCTGGTTATATCTTGGTCGTAGGTGATTCCGGGTGACTATGGTTTTATCGCCCAGCTGAACGAGGGCCGCCATCTTAAGAAGAGGCCAACTGAGTTCCGTGTTGATAAGGTCCTCCAGACTTTTGATGGGAACAAATTCAACTTCACTAAAGTTGGGCAAGAAGAGGTCCTTTTCCAGTTTGAAGCCAGTGAAGATGGTGAAGTCCAGTTCTTCCCAAGTGCGCCCGTTGATGTTGAGAATTCTCCAAGTGTTGTTGCCATCAACGTATGGTTACTTTCCTATTGTTTTAACCTTTTGTTGTTTGAGAGTTTCACGTGCAAGCATTTAATAAGATAAGTTGCTGCGTGTTGCATGCTAACAGGTGAGTCCAATTGAGTATGGACATGTGCTTCTGATCCCTCGTGTTCTCGAGTGCTTGCCGCAAAGGATTGACCGCGACAGCTTCTGTCTTGCCCTTTACATGGCGGTAGAAGCTGGGAATCCATACTTTAGGTTGGGTTACAACAGCTTGGGTGCATTTGCCACCATCAACCACCTTCACTTCCAGGTTTTTACCAATAAATGTCTTTTTAGATgtctttttacataaaattagaACAATATCAATTTGTAGTGGaattgcaaattaattaatttcgtGGGACAGGCTTACTACTTGGCTGTGCCCTTTCCTATTGAGAAGGCTCCCACCAAGAAGATAGCCACTTTGGATGGTGGGGTGATGATCTCCAAGCTGTTAAATTATCCTGTGAGAGGTCTGGTCTTTGAAGGTGGAAATACCGTGGAAGAGTTGTCAAACACCATTTCTGATGCCTGCATATGCCTTCAAGATAACAACATACCTTACAATGTCCTTATTGCTGATTGTGGGAGGCGAATCTTCCTCTTCCCACAGGTAAATTTTGTTGTTGCATTCATTCGTTAAGTGGCAAGATTCTATAAGAGAAATACTAGGTTCTTTGCTATGACATCTTTAGTTATCATCAGTTGCCCTCATTAGTTTGTCTTATTTGATGTACAGTGTTATGCTGAGAAACAAGCTCTTGGGGAAGTAAGTGCAGAGCTTCTGGACACCCAAGTAAACCCGGCTGTGTGGGAGATTAGTGGGCACATggttttgaagaggaagaaggactATGAAGAGGCATCTGAGGAAAATGCTTGGAGGCTCCTTGCTGAGGTCTCCCTCTCTGAAGCGAGGTTCGAAGAAGTGAATGCTCTTATTTTTGAAACCATTGCTTACATTGACAATGGGAAAGGAGATGCTACTCACAGCTCAGAGGGGGATGTCAAAACTGAGGAAGTGGATGCCATCACTAGTGGCTCCCAGCCCGCTATGGTGTCTGGGACACAAGAATGCATCGTTCTCCAGTGAGAATTACGCCCTGACCACCTGATCAGCGGCGCTTTGGTCCAGTCAGTTATTTCAGTTTGCTGTGTGTTTATGTATCTGTTGTTAATGGATGCTAGCAGTTGTTGAAATAAGTAAACAGGGTTTACATGCGGCACCGCTTGTGTGTATGCTATCCGCTTATTGGCTCCGTAATATTGTAAGATGTTGTTTCGTGTGTTATGTATAAATGCTACTTAATTGTTTGCTGAACTCTGGTCCTAGCAGTTTATTGCTATTCTTGTTTTTCCTGTTTGCTTGTCGAGGGAAGAAAAGCCGAAAATTCCCAGGCTTAATTTAGTACGTTCTGTTGTTAAGTCGGGGGCAGTTCATATACAGGTAATGAAATGGCATGGAGAGGGATAGTTTAGCGCGGATCTATGCATCATTTGAAGATATGGACTTCAACAGGCGAGCTTTGATATTCTGGATAGTAGAATGAAGTAGCCTTTTTATGTTACTATTCTCTCTGCACTGCCTTCATATTTCCCagcatcaaaaataaaaacacactaATTCCTCCACCTCCCTCTCTACCCTCTATAAACTCCGGTCTATCCTCTCTACTCTTCACCTTATTTCTCCTCcatatcatttttttccattttctttgttttctctcttctaaattttaactattccCATTTTCTGAAGAAGAGAGTAGAAGAGGCAGTTAGTGTTGAGTAACCAATgatgacaaataaaataaaaacaaacataagcAAACAATCACATGACACAAGATTAATGTGGATTGACAATGTGCTTACGTCCATAGAGCCacagaaaattttattatgCTGGATAATcacaaaatacattttgggaGCGAAATCTCATTATTTAGAACGTTTAGAACTCTcattaagtatatatttatagtgtcacacgagaaaatcttaatttttacttttctgcGTTATTCGCTTGAGCGACGTGTCGAGCACACATCGAGTGAACTCTCTACCTAGAACTTTTTCTGATCACAAACAATGGTAAAAATTTACCCTAGGGCTGTTGCCTCTGGACCCCCATGAGGCTTAGCCATGTGCACTCCGTCTTGGGCTTATCAATCCAAACCTACATTGATGGCTCAAGTTTCACTGAAAatctactaaaaaattataatacgtCCTTGTCAGGTCGAGTCATTAATTCAAGCCGATACACCAACAAAATTAGACTCCATAGACCCAACAATTAGAAGACATCGTGCCGGAACGAACAAGTACCAAGAGGCATACCCTTCGTCTTATTGTAGCCAAGACCTAAATCTAGTCCCGTCGAGTTTACTACATTACTATAGCCAGGACATCCACCTAGTCCTGTTGAGTTTAGTATGGTCCTTACGGATACGGTGTTTGTTTCATGATATTTTTAGGTATATTTTTGttacatttttattagattgattaaatgcatctttaaattttaactaatatcacaaaaatttatatttacttattttatttaaatttaatctctacattgaattatttatttactctctataaaataataaaatattaattaaatattaattatttaataatttaatttatttttattacattttgtagttctaccaattaaatgttaattatattctaattaatttaatttatttgcttagagtgaaaaattaatattttaatatttgatgaaacaattataattaactATATTTGGTGAAGAActgtaattaaaatttaaattattttagagataatctaatataaaattttttaatataaattatctaaattttaattacaatTCAACTTTAACAAAGCCAATAAAGATGCTCTTAGAGCATcagcattggcttcatcaaaagtttagccaaatgtaaaatttgatgaatttcatcaaaataggactgcattggattagttaaatagataaatgtgaaactttgagctacagtaaatctatatgtttctttaaatttgaaggtctactattcattcattaaatctattttttattcacttttaatctccaaatgtcttttttattcacgtttaatctccaaccgtgttgtaataataatgtaagaatcaaattaaattattaatcaacatatgattagtataattgtaaaatatgaaaaaaaataaaaatatttttattaaaaaataatattatattattattttgatgaattcaataactaattcaatgtggagttataactaagaaagttttgaatttatagaaattatgtactttttatcaaattttaaagataactTTAGTGAAATTAATGCCAATACTCTTATAGTGACGTTTATGCAATACAGTCTATACAGACATGACACTCGCACACGGCACATCAACGAAATTTCCAAGCAGCTGGGAAACGTGGAATCTTTTGATTCTTTTCCGACTGAGCCGACAATATTGTCTTTACAAAAAGTTATCCAGCTCATAATAGATGACcaatcaaatacaaaaacacGTGATCTGCTCTcgattaaataataaaaagacacATCTTAAACACGTGTTCTGTTTTATGAGACTGGTAGCTCATCTTCGCATAGAGACGAGGATGGTTAccagaaaagaaattaatatcaGTAAAGCTATAAGCCATAAGGATTTCCTTATTGCTGTACCTTTAACTGTGGGAGGTGAACGTATCAAGAtcctatcaattttttttatatgagtttatTCTTCtctaaatttaagatttttaaataaaataaaaaagaaaaatatataaaatatataaaatggattttatGGTATTTATCGAGTATGCAATGCAATGTTGTtggaaaaattcattttaagggtggatttagatgttgaaatgagttgaattgagttgagttgagttgagatgataaaatattattagaatattattatttattattattattattttaagatttgaaaaaattgaattatttattatattttatattaaaatttaaaaaaattataataatgaattgatatGAACTCAACTTTTAAACGAAGCCTAAGTCGGTGTTAATTagtttgatattaaaattaaaattttgagagatCCTTTTCTTAGATTCTCAACTCAACGCTTGGATTGCATGAGCACTCGTGTGAAGCCCAAAAGCAGCCTGAGGTGGGCCAGCATTTGGACCACTAAAagcccaaacgtagcctaaggTGCGATGCTCACCATTGCTACAACACGCAGTTTTCTCCATCCAACGACAATCAGTGTACGTACGTCTCCATCTTCCTTGAGCGTTTCGCTTCCATCACCGATTCACTGTAAGTCACTCTTCCGTCTCTTCCATCCCCTTAGCCTTTGATTGCTATATTCCCGTTTCGTTCATTTTTCTATCTCATTACACGCTAAAATACGTATGTCTGTTTCTATACCTCTTTGTGTTTATTTCACAAGTCACTGAATTTTTATGGGGTTGTTGgatttccattttccttgacACTTTTCTGTTCTACTTGGTTCTGAATTTTACGGGGGATAAGCTTTTCCATTTCCTTCCTCAAATGCTTTCTGAGATCAACAAGGAAATGAAGTGTTTAATGTCGGATCCATTCAGAAAATTAGTTGATTTCTGGTTTATAACCTGAAAATGGTTGCTTAGCAATCGTTTCGGTCAGATTTTTCAAGAACCTTCATTTGATATGAGCCGAACGCATTTTCTACCCGAGTGGCATATATGTAGAGCTCCCCCCCACCCCTGGGCCCATCTTTTCCGTAACTGACATAGCCGTCCAATTGTTCGATAAAATGCCGGGCTATGCAGCCTACCTTCATATGACTGTCCTCTCCAATGCCCAACAGCTcatattttaagttataaaAGCATTGTTTCAAATACTCGTTTAATTGATATTTCAAGCATCGCCTTTAATTTTCGCAGCCCTTTTTTCACAATTGTAAAGTGGCCTATGAActatattaaaagaaagaaagaagctaAGCAGCTGTAATCGGTATAATTATAATGGTTTTTTCCCTGAATGATGTAATCTTTCCATTCACAACTGAAAATGTCgttcagtttaattttgttttgaaaagtatATTGGGGAGAACTATCAGTTATGAATAGCAGGCTCCCATAGAATGGCACTTTAACTGTGACTGTCCTATAGCATCAAGCTTACTCCTCTTCGAATTGCAGGTTAGCGAGAAATGAAGAAAGGATTGCATCCTCAGTTGCAATGGATATCCTATGTAACACAGAGCGGTAGATTGATGCACGTTATGATGACCAAAATACACCATGTTGGTAAAGTCTACCACTTTAGGGCAAAACGCCAAATGGCCGAAAGTATTGGGCAGGTTGCCAAGTTTAAGCGCCGTTATGAAGAAAAGGGGAATGCTGAAGacaatgaaaattgatttttctattttggatGCAACACTATTTCTATTCTAGTTTTATTTAACGTGCAGTAGTCATTGGAATAAACATGAAATTGATGGGTACTCTGGAGCACATACTATTTGATACGTTGTGGgaggttgaattttgataaCAGAATCCCTTCGGGTCAGTTTGTCTATTTCTAGGGCTTTAACAGCCCCCAATAAAATGACACCACGTCAGCAattctattcaaaatattataagatgcaTTACATCCGATAAAATCAAGACTGAACAATTACGTTCCTCATTCAAGGATTTAGTCCGATAAAACCAAGCCCCTCGAAAATTCTAGAACCGCTGCACAATGGCGTCGAAAGCTCTCCATTGGCCACCAAGGTCCGTCGCAGAGCAAAAACCATCGCCGTAGCAGACCACGTCGTTGTGAACACGAAAaaacttttataaataaatggtaacgggtttataaataaaacatttcctCAAAATTTTTCTGGGAGCTTGGTTTTAGCTTCGCCTTGCAAATTTGAGCTTTTGAGTTAAGTTTCGAAACGGGTTTATGAGTTTTGCTTTCGAAGGGGAATGATATCAATTCGTTGGAGAGGGTTATATGggctatttttttcttgtttattgtaTTGGTAATCGGGAGTTTGATTTGGATGGTCGGAGCCCACGGGTCATGGCAATGGCAATTGTGACGATTCACTCACGAATTTCAGATTTAAGTCCTCGTTTTTGTGCGTTGCGGTCTTATAGTTAGCTAAATGGAATGCCTACGTGACCATTGGAGGCTGTTTTTTTGGGGGAAACCAGCACGACTGGGTAGAAAGTTctcttttcataattatttccaTCAGATCACGTTATTGATCTCTCGCAGTTGGAATTGACTTCTCTGAGTAACTCGTTGTTTTTCAGAGTTCGAACCCTCCTCCAGATCAACATATTATTGAGCCTGAGGGCTGTTGTTTACTCCTGCTTGAACAATTTGTGATCGCTGAAACTGCGAGGTTGGATTTGATTTGAATGACGTGCGAAATCTGAATTGAGTTGAGGTTTTACTTACcaaggttttgaaaaaattgcttgcatttttattttaggcATACAAAAGTCAGGAAAATGAAGCAAAATAGAGATTGGGGGCATGAGAGATGGGCTCGCCACgcgagtaattctacatacaaccgtgaagtgcgtaaccgccgagtaatcgctttgaaaaagagtggagtccactattaaaaaattaatttttttcatgtgagttctatgttttattcatttttttcaaagcgattatgcggcggttacgcaattcacggttgtaagtattttttctccttctagattATATCCATACATGATGCTTCAAGAACCAATGGGATGTAAGCCCGAACAGTTAAAACATTTCCTCTGTATGACCCATGTATAGACTGTCTACAGCAGCACCaatgtgtgttttttttctgCAT
This genomic window contains:
- the LOC108993963 gene encoding GDP-L-galactose phosphorylase 2, with the protein product MLRIKRVPTIVSNYQKEEGEEVARLGGGCGRNCLNKCCIQGAKLPLYAFKRQNKIVGDRCLAGPESREPPVDFLESLLLGEWEDRMQRGLFRYDVTACETKVIPGDYGFIAQLNEGRHLKKRPTEFRVDKVLQTFDGNKFNFTKVGQEEVLFQFEASEDGEVQFFPSAPVDVENSPSVVAINVSPIEYGHVLLIPRVLECLPQRIDRDSFCLALYMAVEAGNPYFRLGYNSLGAFATINHLHFQAYYLAVPFPIEKAPTKKIATLDGGVMISKLLNYPVRGLVFEGGNTVEELSNTISDACICLQDNNIPYNVLIADCGRRIFLFPQCYAEKQALGEVSAELLDTQVNPAVWEISGHMVLKRKKDYEEASEENAWRLLAEVSLSEARFEEVNALIFETIAYIDNGKGDATHSSEGDVKTEEVDAITSGSQPAMVSGTQECIVLQ
- the LOC108992325 gene encoding uncharacterized protein LOC108992325, which codes for MKKGLHPQLQWISYVTQSGRLMHVMMTKIHHVGKVYHFRAKRQMAESIGQVAKFKRRYEEKGNAEDNEN